In the Salarias fasciatus chromosome 13, fSalaFa1.1, whole genome shotgun sequence genome, one interval contains:
- the ndst2a gene encoding bifunctional heparan sulfate N-deacetylase/N-sulfotransferase 2, whose product MVGAGFGVLKLTRGVRKLELHRLILVLIVFCLLSMAFLAYYVSNSPKIKEAPPLPLSDCDGGGGLSLMVNIGGPGGQRAPLFLPPRQSRQQKVKPVDNSRTELVVLVFVESAYSPMGQDIVAVLESSRFHYRAEVAPGKGDMPTLTQHNRGRYSLIIFENVLKYVNLDPWNRDLLDKYCTEYGVGMIGFFKANENSLFSAQLKGFPLFLHSHLGLRDYYINPNAPLLYITKPNQVEKGPLPGDDWTIFQSNHSTYEPVLLAFTKSSESLANFGPNAMRPLHATVIQDLGLHDGIQRVLFGNNLNYWLHKLVFMDAIAYLTGKRLSLSLDRYILVDVDDIFVGKEETRMKMSDVDALLNTQSKLRALVPNFTFNLGFSGKFYYTGTDEEDRGDDMLLQHRLDFWWFPHMWSHMQPHLFHNVSVLAEQMRLNKIFAQEHGLPVDMGYAVAPHHSGVYPVHSQLYEAWKSVWGIEVTSTEEYPHLRPARYRRGFIHNGIKVLPRQTCGLFTHTIFYNEYPGGSKELDKSIRGGELFLTVLLNPISIFMTHLSNYGNDRLGLYTFESLVKFVQCWTNLKLQTLPPIQLAKKYFELFPEERAPLWQNPCHDKRHKDIWSKEKTCDRLPKFLVVGPQKTGTTALHSFLNLHPAITSNFPSPSTFEEIQFFSGPSYNNGIDWYMDFFPFPSNVSTDFMFEKSANYFDTELTPRRAAALLPRAKILALLINPADRAYSWYQHQRAHQDPAALNSSFYEVVTAGPSAPASLLALQRRCLLPGTYAVHLARWLQHYQPNQLHIIDGVLLRSKPAVVMEGVQKFLGVTPVFNYTQALIYDESKGFWCHRGEGNRTKCLGKSKGRKYPEMTSKTRAFLSEFYREHNMELLRLMNRLGHPLPSWLRQELRQWS is encoded by the exons ATGGTGGGCGCGGGCTTCGGCGTTTTGAAACTAACCCGAGGTGTCCGCAAGCTGGAGCTCCACCGCCTCATCCTGGTGCTCATCGTCTTCTGCCTGCTGTCCATGGCCTTCCTCGCTTACTACGTCTCCAACAGCCCCAAAATCAAAGAGGCCCCGCCCTTACCCCTGAGCGACTGCGACGGAGGCGGGGGGCTCTCCCTCATGGTTAACATCGGCGGGCCCGGCGGCCAGAGGGCGCCTCTGTTCCTCCCCCCGCGCCAGAGCCGCCAGCAGAAGGTGAAGCCCGTGGACAACTCCCGCACGgagctggtggtgctggtgttCGTGGAGAGCGCCTACTCCCCGATGGGCCAGGACATCGTGGCCGTGCTGGAGTCCAGCCGCTTCCACTACCGGGCGGAGGTGGCTCCCGGCAAGGGCGACATGCCGACGCTGACCCAGCACAACCGCGGGCGCTACTCGCTCATCATCTTTGAAAACGTCTTGAAGTACGTCAACCTGGATCCGTGGAACCGGGACTTGCTGGACAAGTACTGTACGGAATACGGAGTAGGTATGATTGGCTTCTTCAAAGCCAATGAGAACTCTCTGTTCAGCGCTCAGCTGAAGGGCTTCCCCCTCTTCCTGCACTCTCACCTGGGGCTCAGGGACTACTACATCAACCCCAACGCGCCGCTGCTCTACATCACCAAGCCCAACCAGGTGGAGAAGGGCCCTCTGCCCGGCGACGACTGGACCATCTTCCAGTCCAACCACTCCACCTATGAGCCCGTGCTCCTGGCCTTCACCAAGTCCTCGGAGTCGCTGGCTAACTTCGGACCCAACGCCATGCGGCCTCTCCACGCCACCGTGATCCAGGACCTGGGCCTCCATGACGGGATTCAGCGGGTTCTCTTTGGAAATAACCTCAACTACTGGCTTCACAAGCTGGTGTTCATGGACGCCATCGCGTACCTGACGGGGAAGAGGCTGTCCCTCTCTCTGGACCGGTACATCCTGGTGGACGTGGACGACATATTCGTCGGCAAGGAGGAAACTCGGATGAAGATGTCCGACGTGGAC GCGTTACTCAACACACAAAGCAAACTGCGAGCCCTGGTCCCAAACTTCACCTTCAATCTGGGGTTTTCCGGAAAGTTCTACTACACAG gcactGACGAGGAGGACCGGGGGGACgacatgctgctgcagcaccgccTGGACTTCTGGTGGTTCCCTCACATGTGGAGCCACATGCAGCCTCACCTCTTCCACAACGTCAGCGTCCTGGCCGAGCAGATGAGGCTCAACAAGATCTTCGCTCAG GAGCACGGCCTCCCGGTCGACATGGGCTACGCCGTGGCGCCGCACCACTCCGGCGTCTACCCGGTGCACAGCCAGCTGTACGAGGCCTGGAAGTCGGTGTGGGGCATCGAGGTGACCAGCACCGAGGAGTACCCCCACCTGAGACCGGCCCGGTACCGCCGGGGCTTCATCCACAACGGCATCAAG GTGTTGCCGCGGCAGACGTGTGGCCTCTTCACACACACCATCTTCTACAACGAGTATCCAGGAGGCTCCAAGGAGCTGGACAAGAGCATCCGAGGAGGAGAGCTGTTCCTCACAGTCCTGCTGAACCCC ATCAGCATCTTCATGACTCACCTGTCCAACTACGGGAACGACCGCCTGGGCCTCTACACCTTCGAGTCCCTGGTGAAGTTCGTGCAGTGCTGGACCAACCTCAAGCTGCAGACGCTGCCCCCCATCCAGCTCGCCAAGAAGTACTTCGAGCTCTTCCCCGAGGAGCGAGCGCCGCTCTGGCAG AACCCGTGTCACGACAAGAGGCACAAAGACATCTGGTCTAAAGAGAAGACCTGTGACAGACTCCCCAAATTCCTGGTTGTTGGACCACAGAAAACAG GCACTACAGCACTTCATTCATTCCTGAACCTCCACCCGGCAATCACCAGCAACTTCCCCAGCCCCTCCACCTTCGAGGAGATCCAGTTCTTCAGTGGGCCCAGCTACAACAACGGGATCGACTG gtacATGGACTTCTTCCCGTTCCCCTCCAACGTCAGCACGGACTTCATGTTCGAGAAGAGCGCCAACTACTTCGACACGGAGCTGACGCCGCGGAGAGCCGCCGCACTGCTGCCCCGAGCCAAGATCCTGGCTCTGCTCATCAACCCGGCGGACCGGGCCTACTCCTGGTACCAG cacCAGAGGGCTCACCAGGACCCTGCAGCCTTGAACAGCAGCTTCTACGAGGTGGTGACGGCCGGGCCCTCGGCCCCCGCCAGCCTGCTGGCCCTGCAGAGACGCTGTCTCCTCCCCGGGACGTACGCCGTCCACCTGGCGCGCTGGCTGCAGCACTACCAGCCCAACcag CTGCACATCATAGACGGAGTCCTGCTGAGGTCCAAACCGGCGGTGGTGATGGAGGGGGTCCAGAAGTTCCTCGGAGTCACTCCTGTCTTCAACTACACACAAGCTCTAAT ATACGATGAGAGCAAAGGTTTCTGGTGCCATCGAGGGGAAGGAAATCGAACCAAGTGTCTGGGGAAGAGCAAAGGCAGGAAGTACCCGGAGATGACCTCGAAG acGCGTGCCTTCCTGTCAGAGTTTTACCGTGAACACAACATGGAGCTGCTACGTCTGATGAACCGTCTGGGACATCCGCTGCCGTCCTGGCTGCGACAAGAACTCCGGCAGTGGAGCTGA